The following proteins are co-located in the Flammeovirga kamogawensis genome:
- a CDS encoding helix-turn-helix transcriptional regulator, protein MKKYSFKGNSLRDLYASFTEDFNGTWTDDTLKIDDKEVKMDVSYYQDIFGITVAVNEIIFSDDATIELAQDEEPTLLARFIVDSELTIPNTKEGDISLGPKHEKGAILCNTYHPIIFELKKDQKLKWISIRVPFAEWDKLTKNKFSHLDTLFRSKDPWLVATIINTSMEKCIDEIFGYKDADYGKIAFTLSKSIELSYLFLVELMKVGKESDKLSMMRSDYDVIVNIKQELSENLMNPPKIDELTKKYGVSTTKLRSNFKQVVGMPIHQYIMQQRFVKAYQKVSNTTEPITSIAMDLGFSNTAHFSDGFKKHFNITPSQLRNNVK, encoded by the coding sequence TTGAAAAAATATTCTTTTAAAGGGAACTCGCTAAGAGACCTATATGCATCTTTTACAGAAGATTTTAATGGTACTTGGACAGATGATACATTAAAAATAGATGACAAAGAGGTAAAAATGGATGTATCTTACTATCAAGATATATTCGGGATTACTGTTGCTGTAAATGAAATAATTTTTAGTGATGATGCAACCATTGAATTAGCACAAGACGAAGAACCAACATTATTAGCCCGCTTTATTGTAGATTCAGAACTGACTATACCTAATACAAAAGAAGGTGATATATCTTTAGGACCTAAACATGAAAAAGGGGCAATACTTTGCAATACCTATCATCCAATAATATTTGAATTAAAAAAAGATCAAAAATTAAAATGGATTTCTATACGTGTACCTTTTGCGGAGTGGGATAAACTAACTAAAAATAAGTTCTCTCATCTTGATACTCTTTTTAGAAGTAAGGACCCTTGGTTGGTTGCTACAATAATTAATACATCTATGGAAAAATGTATTGACGAAATTTTTGGGTACAAGGATGCGGACTATGGAAAAATTGCTTTTACACTCTCAAAAAGTATAGAACTGAGTTATCTATTTTTAGTAGAACTAATGAAGGTAGGTAAAGAGAGTGATAAATTAAGTATGATGCGATCTGACTATGATGTAATAGTGAATATCAAGCAAGAGCTTTCAGAAAACTTAATGAACCCTCCTAAAATAGATGAATTAACAAAAAAATATGGCGTGAGTACCACAAAATTAAGAAGTAATTTTAAACAAGTAGTAGGTATGCCTATTCATCAGTATATAATGCAACAACGTTTTGTTAAGGCGTATCAAAAGGTAAGCAATACTACAGAACCAATAACATCTATAGCTATGGATTTAGGGTTTAGCAATACAGCCCATTTTTCTGATGGATTTAAAAAGCATTTTAATATTACTCCTTCTCAACTAAGAAATAACGTAAAATAG
- a CDS encoding alpha-L-fucosidase: MKRIILALLFTSLSIIVFAQETKTTDERMEWFKDAKLGVFIHWGYYGVNGISESWSMYHQKITWEDYMQQGEKFTADKYDPKAWAKLFKSIGADYVVMTSKHHDGFALWDSKYSKLDAKDHAAAGRDLYTPFVNAVRGENMKVGVYYSLCDWSHPDYSPITFPRNEKALRKLYPQGKTEKYLTAWQRFQKFNMNQMGELFDNYTPDLVWFDGDWEHKADEWPSRVIKDSLLSWNPNVIVNSRLNQYGDYNTPEQDPPIMTPDRPWELCMTMNTSWGYFPSDKDYKSSKYIVETFVETIAKGGNLLLNIGPKPNGEIAQEQKQRLEDLGRWINKHNEAVHGTVAGMEYGHYFGPTTLSEDRTIIYLYNFQKPSEFTSLKGVKNKVKKIRVVGSDKELDYKVIDSAPWNEIPGIIQIFTPQDIADEYATVIAVELEGELELYRGIGHAVEMND; encoded by the coding sequence ATGAAAAGAATTATACTAGCACTGTTATTTACTTCATTATCAATTATTGTTTTTGCACAAGAAACTAAAACTACCGATGAACGAATGGAATGGTTCAAAGATGCCAAATTAGGTGTTTTTATTCATTGGGGATATTATGGCGTAAATGGAATTAGTGAGTCTTGGTCGATGTATCATCAAAAGATAACTTGGGAAGACTACATGCAGCAAGGTGAAAAATTTACCGCTGATAAGTACGACCCTAAAGCTTGGGCTAAATTATTTAAAAGTATTGGGGCTGATTATGTTGTCATGACATCTAAACATCATGATGGATTTGCCTTATGGGATTCTAAGTATAGTAAGTTAGATGCCAAAGACCATGCAGCTGCAGGAAGAGATTTATATACTCCATTTGTAAATGCAGTGAGAGGAGAGAATATGAAAGTAGGTGTTTATTACTCTTTATGTGATTGGTCTCACCCAGATTATTCCCCTATCACATTTCCAAGAAATGAAAAAGCATTACGAAAGTTATATCCTCAAGGAAAAACAGAAAAATATTTAACTGCTTGGCAACGTTTTCAAAAATTTAATATGAATCAAATGGGTGAGCTATTTGATAATTATACACCAGATTTAGTTTGGTTTGATGGAGATTGGGAACATAAAGCAGATGAATGGCCATCTAGGGTAATAAAAGATTCTTTGCTCTCTTGGAACCCAAATGTAATTGTAAACTCTCGTTTAAATCAGTATGGTGATTATAACACACCAGAGCAAGACCCTCCAATCATGACACCTGATAGACCTTGGGAATTATGTATGACAATGAACACAAGTTGGGGGTATTTTCCATCAGATAAAGACTATAAATCATCTAAATATATTGTAGAGACTTTTGTAGAAACAATTGCAAAAGGAGGAAACCTACTCCTAAATATTGGTCCTAAACCAAACGGAGAAATTGCACAAGAGCAAAAACAGAGATTGGAAGACTTAGGAAGGTGGATTAACAAACACAATGAAGCAGTACACGGTACGGTAGCAGGTATGGAATATGGACATTATTTTGGTCCAACTACTCTATCAGAAGATCGCACAATTATCTACTTATATAATTTTCAGAAACCAAGTGAATTTACCTCTTTAAAAGGTGTGAAAAATAAGGTGAAGAAAATTAGAGTTGTAGGTTCAGATAAAGAATTAGATTATAAAGTAATTGATTCTGCACCATGGAATGAAATACCAGGCATTATTCAAATTTTTACGCCTCAAGATATTGCAGATGAGTATGCAACTGTAATTGCCGTAGAACTTGAAGGAGAGCTAGAGTTGTATAGAGGTATTGGTCATGCTGTAGAAATGAACGATTAA
- a CDS encoding RagB/SusD family nutrient uptake outer membrane protein, which translates to MKNIVKVLVALLFASISSCSNFLEIKPTNSISKDGFYKNATEAHQSLMGIYEKMRDDAWGKADFRALDIVLSDDGYAGGGNTGDFWEFKEIKRFQTQTTNPAIYDLWRINYAGIQRANTFLAEYDNINFTDTEAEKEKNYKGEALFLRAHYYFTLVRFFENILLYTDQVDGENWKTFQQATPKEVYAQIAKDILEAIPLMKETLSDNELGRLTKFAAEAELVKIYMLYTGYYNESVLPVKDGEALTKADIIKYADHIINESGAVLATNYADLFNQNGDYNKESLFEIPSGSLNDKGNIVCKMSGPRDYNSDILSSGWGFGPPSIELADAFEKGDVRKMSTISFAKDLIDQKFTEGQTGLYSINDNFTGMHPFKYTTHTWNKVDVNPDYNYGQNYHYIRLADILLLAAELNLGTDQGKAENYFNQVRTRAGLAAKSGITLTDIQTERRVELAYEGHRYFDILRRGLSNVANEINVDKKQLNDSPNFPQSTDSKYLNGNLNMTGETGNLTDYNVTFDVAKKGFFPIPQEERDLFPALKQNDGY; encoded by the coding sequence ATGAAAAATATAGTTAAAGTTTTAGTAGCATTATTATTTGCTTCTATTTCATCTTGTAGTAACTTTTTAGAGATAAAGCCAACTAATTCAATTAGTAAAGATGGTTTTTATAAAAATGCAACAGAGGCACATCAATCATTAATGGGTATTTATGAAAAGATGAGAGATGATGCTTGGGGAAAAGCAGATTTTAGAGCATTAGATATTGTTTTAAGTGATGATGGTTATGCTGGTGGAGGAAATACTGGTGATTTTTGGGAATTTAAAGAAATTAAAAGATTCCAAACTCAGACTACAAACCCAGCAATTTATGATTTGTGGAGAATTAATTATGCGGGTATTCAAAGAGCAAATACATTTTTAGCAGAATACGATAATATTAATTTCACAGATACTGAGGCAGAGAAAGAAAAAAACTACAAAGGAGAAGCCTTGTTTTTAAGAGCACATTATTACTTTACCTTAGTTAGGTTTTTTGAAAACATACTACTTTATACCGATCAAGTGGATGGTGAAAATTGGAAAACATTCCAACAAGCTACTCCTAAAGAAGTGTATGCTCAGATTGCAAAAGATATTTTAGAAGCAATTCCATTAATGAAAGAAACCCTTTCTGATAATGAATTGGGTAGGTTAACAAAGTTTGCAGCAGAAGCAGAATTAGTTAAAATCTATATGCTTTATACTGGTTATTATAACGAGAGTGTTTTACCAGTTAAAGATGGTGAAGCATTAACTAAAGCTGATATTATTAAATACGCAGACCATATTATAAACGAATCTGGTGCCGTATTAGCAACTAATTATGCAGACCTTTTTAACCAAAATGGAGATTACAATAAAGAAAGTTTATTCGAAATCCCTTCTGGTAGTCTTAATGATAAGGGAAATATTGTTTGTAAAATGTCTGGACCAAGAGATTATAACTCCGATATTTTATCGTCGGGATGGGGTTTTGGACCTCCTTCAATTGAATTGGCAGATGCTTTTGAAAAAGGTGACGTAAGAAAGATGTCTACAATTTCTTTTGCAAAAGATTTAATTGACCAGAAATTTACAGAAGGTCAAACAGGTTTATATTCAATCAATGATAATTTTACAGGTATGCATCCATTTAAATATACTACGCATACATGGAATAAAGTAGATGTAAACCCAGATTATAATTATGGCCAAAACTACCATTACATTCGTTTAGCTGATATTTTGTTATTAGCTGCAGAGCTCAATTTAGGTACTGATCAAGGAAAAGCTGAAAATTACTTTAATCAGGTAAGAACAAGAGCAGGTTTGGCTGCAAAATCAGGAATTACATTAACTGATATTCAAACAGAAAGAAGAGTAGAATTAGCTTATGAAGGTCATCGTTATTTTGATATTCTTAGAAGAGGATTAAGTAATGTTGCAAACGAAATAAATGTTGATAAAAAGCAACTTAATGATTCACCAAACTTCCCTCAATCTACGGATTCTAAGTATTTAAATGGAAACCTAAATATGACAGGAGAAACGGGTAACCTTACTGATTATAACGTAACATTTGATGTTGCTAAAAAAGGATTTTTCCCTATCCCTCAAGAAGAGAGAGATTTGTTTCCTGCTTTAAAACAAAATGATGGGTATTAA
- a CDS encoding sialate O-acetylesterase: MKAKLLSTGLVLLIATISFGQTKVGSMFTNHMVLQQQANVKIWGVDKPKTKVTVSGSWGEDIITKTSKEGKWQVELPTPKGSFTPYTVTVIGSSEIHLSDVLIGEVWLASGQSNMQMPLKGNKNQPVQGSAQAILEASKPNHIRLFTVKPSYGIKTQDSLEGEWKVATSLSARNFSAVAYFFGKNIAEYINVPVGLINSSRGATQAECWMSEKTLTTVSKKKVPLDNALIPKKDTGLTPSVFYNHMIYPLVGYSIKGVIWYQGESNRMEAAQYTEVLTALINSWRAEWNQGDFPFYQVEIAPFIYKKGGDEAARLRENQFKITTQVKNTGIVSTVDLGDIRYIHPPRKKEVGDRLALLALTNEYGFEGIDAVGPSFKGFSIDNNKVRVSFKDAPNGITSFSKEITGFEVAGEDQVFYPATARIDNKKVAVVVSSDNVAKPVAIRYAFKNFSNANLYGVAGLPVFPFRTDNWEDRKEN, translated from the coding sequence ATGAAAGCAAAATTATTATCAACCGGATTAGTATTATTAATAGCAACTATCTCTTTTGGGCAAACTAAAGTGGGAAGTATGTTTACAAATCATATGGTTTTACAACAACAAGCTAATGTTAAGATTTGGGGAGTTGATAAACCAAAAACTAAAGTTACAGTTTCGGGAAGCTGGGGTGAAGACATTATTACCAAAACATCTAAAGAAGGAAAGTGGCAAGTAGAGTTGCCTACACCAAAAGGTAGTTTTACACCTTACACAGTTACTGTTATCGGATCTTCAGAAATACACTTATCAGATGTACTAATAGGAGAAGTATGGTTAGCGTCTGGTCAATCAAATATGCAAATGCCGTTAAAAGGTAATAAGAATCAGCCTGTTCAAGGAAGTGCTCAAGCAATATTAGAAGCAAGTAAGCCAAATCATATTCGGTTATTTACAGTAAAGCCATCTTATGGTATAAAAACACAAGATAGTTTAGAAGGGGAGTGGAAAGTAGCAACATCTTTATCAGCTAGAAATTTTAGTGCTGTAGCTTATTTCTTTGGAAAAAATATTGCAGAATATATTAATGTACCTGTGGGTTTAATTAATTCTTCTAGAGGAGCAACGCAGGCTGAATGTTGGATGAGTGAAAAAACACTAACTACAGTAAGTAAAAAGAAAGTACCATTAGACAATGCCTTAATTCCTAAAAAAGATACGGGCCTAACTCCATCTGTATTTTATAATCATATGATTTACCCTTTAGTCGGTTATTCTATTAAAGGAGTAATATGGTACCAAGGGGAATCGAATAGAATGGAGGCTGCACAATATACCGAGGTGTTAACTGCATTAATCAATAGTTGGAGAGCAGAATGGAACCAAGGTGATTTCCCATTTTATCAAGTAGAAATAGCACCGTTTATTTATAAAAAAGGAGGAGACGAAGCGGCAAGACTAAGGGAAAATCAGTTTAAAATAACTACTCAAGTTAAAAATACAGGAATTGTATCTACGGTAGATTTGGGTGACATACGTTATATACATCCTCCAAGAAAAAAAGAAGTAGGAGATAGATTAGCACTATTGGCTTTAACAAATGAGTATGGCTTTGAAGGCATTGATGCGGTAGGTCCGTCTTTTAAAGGGTTTTCAATTGATAATAATAAGGTAAGAGTATCTTTTAAAGATGCCCCTAATGGAATTACTTCTTTTAGTAAAGAAATAACAGGCTTTGAAGTAGCAGGAGAAGACCAAGTGTTTTACCCTGCAACTGCTAGAATAGATAATAAGAAAGTAGCCGTGGTTGTATCGTCTGATAATGTAGCAAAACCTGTAGCAATTAGATATGCATTTAAAAATTTCTCAAATGCTAACCTATATGGAGTGGCTGGATTACCAGTTTTTCCTTTTAGAACAGATAATTGGGAAGATAGGAAAGAGAATTAA
- a CDS encoding Crp/Fnr family transcriptional regulator — protein sequence MDAIKQIFKDLEFTEEELLFIEKRSSKLALKKGDELLSKGDLTLSQFYVLEGCLRSYFIDSHEKDHTVQFAIHDWWISDYTAFFDSSMAVLTIESLQNTTVLEFTRAAQQEIFDEIPKVERFFREKMEHSFGAFQKRIINNLSKTAKDKYNDFLQTHAQIEKHIKNYHIASYLGITTESLSRIRREIARG from the coding sequence ATGGATGCTATTAAACAAATATTTAAGGACTTAGAATTTACAGAAGAAGAACTTCTATTTATTGAAAAAAGAAGTTCTAAACTAGCACTTAAAAAAGGAGATGAACTATTATCTAAAGGTGATCTAACATTATCTCAGTTTTATGTTTTAGAAGGTTGTTTGCGGTCTTATTTTATTGATAGTCATGAGAAAGATCACACAGTTCAGTTTGCTATTCACGATTGGTGGATAAGTGATTATACAGCTTTTTTTGACAGTAGCATGGCGGTTTTAACCATTGAAAGTTTACAAAATACTACGGTATTAGAATTTACTAGAGCCGCTCAACAAGAAATTTTTGATGAGATACCGAAAGTTGAACGTTTTTTTAGAGAAAAGATGGAACATAGTTTTGGTGCTTTTCAGAAAAGAATTATTAATAATTTATCAAAAACAGCGAAGGATAAATACAACGATTTTTTGCAAACGCATGCTCAAATAGAAAAGCATATTAAGAATTACCATATTGCTTCTTACTTAGGGATAACAACGGAGAGCTTAAGCCGAATTAGAAGAGAGATTGCTAGAGGATAG
- a CDS encoding SusC/RagA family TonB-linked outer membrane protein produces the protein MKKLQRKNEFRLFFVLCIMLLTYSSYAQNRVISGQVNAADGGGSLPGVSVKIKGTTIGAITDYEGNYKVEVPEDATELIFSFIGFTQQTIQIGTKSVINVALQEDVEQLDEVIVVGYQVQKKSVITGAIASVKSEDITQTPVQNAAQSIQGRTPGVLVAAKSGSPGADVDIRVRGTGSNGHNNPLFVVDGVQMDDIKYLNPSDIESMEVLKDASSAAIYGSRGANGVILVTTKQGKEGRTTVSYDGYYGIQEPWRKTPVMNAHEYMTFHNEGAKNGNTGQIPFDNDALNNIKNDTDWQDEVFHSSPIQSHNVQVAGGTDKSSYLASVSYFGQEGIVAPEKSKFDRYTVRLNTSQKLSEYFRMGVNMAFSREEKSDVGGIFQDALLHDPLTPVFEDDLSIVASDYETKIPKPANLNGRYYGISNRNLNETYNPLAKIHNANNENVDNKFIANAFLEITPGIKGLKFKTDIATTIKGWYNRSYGEPVYWNEQRQDHNSWINQASGNETVLQWENVLTYNKKLGNHNLDFLVGTTARRSVNRGNSSSGTNMKILGWDYAWVDNSAEGKTRNSGGYYGEHRLASFFGKVGYNYKEKYLFSATGRYDGSSNFGDNNKFSFFPSFQAGWILTQEEFLKNSDVLTFLKLRGSWGRVGNENIGAFGYMAKIESTNPYITGRGDVLTPGMAEQKMSNDNLKWETAEEFDLGLDVGFLNDMFTATFDLYSRQRKDLLSDLKIPGFIGLASPSYNLGTVQNQGVELALTYSKRNGDFNFDITASGSYNDNKVLELNNDDGYINGEGLAGGKGNNRIEEGYAMHYIYGFKTNGIFQNQSEVDAYTKDGNVIQPNAQAGDIRYVDINNDGKIDDEDRTYIGEPLHKWMYGLNVRMNYKNWDLAMFWQGQAGANIVNSTLRMDNLEGQNYPKRWLNRWTEEGSTNDFPRFTYKDENRNYNNLNDMVHVESSDYLRLKNLQIGYTLPQKISKKAGMSKTRIYVSGNNLLTFTNYSGLDPEVGTQTFDGGSYPQARSYLLGLNVTF, from the coding sequence ATGAAAAAATTACAAAGAAAGAATGAATTTCGACTCTTCTTTGTTTTGTGTATTATGTTACTGACATATTCTTCTTATGCACAAAACAGGGTTATTTCGGGTCAGGTAAATGCCGCAGATGGTGGTGGTTCTTTACCTGGGGTAAGCGTTAAAATTAAAGGAACTACTATTGGAGCTATTACAGATTATGAGGGAAACTACAAAGTAGAAGTTCCAGAAGATGCAACTGAGTTGATATTTTCATTTATTGGTTTTACTCAACAAACTATACAAATAGGTACTAAATCGGTAATCAATGTAGCACTTCAAGAAGATGTAGAACAATTAGACGAAGTGATTGTAGTCGGTTATCAAGTACAAAAAAAATCTGTTATTACAGGTGCTATTGCTTCTGTTAAATCAGAAGACATTACTCAAACCCCTGTTCAAAATGCAGCTCAATCTATTCAAGGTAGAACACCTGGTGTGTTAGTAGCAGCAAAATCTGGTTCTCCAGGAGCAGATGTTGATATTAGAGTACGTGGTACTGGTTCTAATGGACACAATAATCCATTATTTGTAGTTGACGGTGTTCAAATGGATGACATTAAATACTTAAACCCAAGTGATATAGAATCTATGGAAGTTCTAAAAGATGCTTCTTCTGCTGCAATCTATGGATCAAGAGGTGCAAATGGTGTTATTTTAGTTACAACAAAACAAGGCAAAGAAGGTAGAACTACAGTTTCTTATGATGGTTATTATGGTATTCAAGAACCTTGGAGAAAAACACCTGTAATGAATGCTCATGAATATATGACGTTTCATAATGAAGGAGCAAAAAATGGTAATACAGGTCAAATCCCATTCGATAATGATGCATTAAATAATATCAAAAATGATACAGATTGGCAAGATGAAGTATTTCATAGTTCACCAATTCAGAGTCATAATGTTCAAGTTGCTGGAGGTACAGACAAATCATCTTACCTAGCTTCTGTAAGTTACTTTGGGCAAGAAGGCATTGTGGCACCAGAAAAATCTAAATTTGATAGATATACAGTTAGACTTAATACATCTCAAAAATTATCTGAATATTTTAGAATGGGTGTAAACATGGCCTTTTCTAGAGAAGAAAAAAGTGATGTAGGGGGTATTTTTCAAGATGCCTTATTGCATGACCCTTTAACACCTGTGTTTGAAGATGACTTATCTATTGTTGCTTCTGATTATGAAACTAAAATACCAAAACCAGCTAATCTAAATGGTCGTTATTATGGTATTTCTAATAGAAATTTAAATGAAACATATAATCCATTAGCAAAAATTCATAATGCTAATAACGAGAATGTTGATAATAAATTTATTGCTAATGCATTTTTAGAAATTACCCCCGGCATTAAAGGTTTAAAATTTAAAACGGATATTGCTACTACTATAAAAGGATGGTACAATAGATCTTATGGAGAGCCAGTTTATTGGAATGAACAAAGACAAGATCATAACTCATGGATAAATCAAGCTTCTGGAAATGAAACTGTTTTACAATGGGAGAATGTATTGACATATAACAAGAAACTAGGAAACCACAATTTAGATTTCTTAGTAGGAACTACAGCAAGAAGAAGTGTAAATAGAGGAAACTCATCAAGCGGAACAAACATGAAAATTCTAGGTTGGGATTATGCATGGGTAGATAATTCAGCTGAAGGAAAAACAAGAAATTCTGGAGGATATTATGGTGAGCATAGATTGGCTTCTTTCTTTGGTAAAGTTGGTTATAACTATAAAGAGAAATACCTATTTTCTGCAACTGGTAGATATGACGGTTCTTCTAACTTTGGTGATAATAATAAATTTAGTTTCTTCCCATCGTTCCAAGCAGGTTGGATTTTAACTCAAGAAGAGTTCTTAAAAAATAGCGATGTTCTTACTTTCTTAAAACTCCGTGGTTCATGGGGTAGAGTAGGTAATGAAAACATTGGAGCATTTGGTTATATGGCTAAAATAGAAAGTACTAACCCATATATTACTGGTAGAGGAGATGTGTTAACACCTGGTATGGCTGAGCAAAAAATGTCTAATGATAACCTTAAATGGGAAACTGCGGAAGAGTTTGATTTAGGGTTAGATGTTGGTTTCTTAAACGATATGTTTACCGCTACTTTTGATCTATATTCTAGACAGCGTAAAGATTTATTGAGTGATCTAAAAATTCCAGGTTTTATTGGTTTAGCTAGCCCTAGTTATAATTTAGGTACTGTTCAGAACCAAGGTGTGGAATTAGCATTAACTTATTCAAAAAGGAATGGTGACTTTAACTTTGATATAACAGCAAGTGGTTCTTATAATGATAATAAAGTATTAGAATTAAATAATGACGATGGCTATATCAATGGAGAGGGATTAGCTGGAGGAAAAGGAAATAATAGAATCGAAGAAGGTTATGCCATGCATTACATCTATGGTTTTAAAACAAATGGCATTTTCCAAAACCAAAGTGAAGTGGATGCATACACTAAAGATGGAAATGTAATTCAGCCCAATGCTCAAGCAGGTGATATCCGATATGTAGATATCAATAATGACGGTAAAATTGATGATGAAGATAGAACATACATCGGTGAGCCATTACATAAATGGATGTATGGTTTAAATGTTAGAATGAATTACAAAAATTGGGATTTAGCAATGTTCTGGCAAGGTCAGGCAGGTGCAAATATTGTAAATTCAACATTAAGAATGGATAACCTTGAAGGACAAAACTATCCAAAGCGTTGGTTAAATAGATGGACGGAAGAAGGAAGTACAAACGACTTCCCAAGGTTTACTTATAAAGATGAAAATAGAAACTACAATAACCTTAATGATATGGTTCATGTAGAAAGTTCTGATTATTTAAGGCTTAAAAACCTTCAAATTGGATACACACTACCTCAAAAAATAAGTAAAAAAGCAGGAATGAGTAAAACTAGAATTTATGTCTCAGGAAATAACCTATTGACATTTACAAATTACTCAGGTTTGGACCCAGAAGTAGGTACGCAAACATTTGATGGAGGTTCTTATCCTCAAGCAAGATCATACTTATTAGGTTTAAATGTTACTTTCTAA
- a CDS encoding M13 family metallopeptidase: MNGELTLGENIADIGGVAVAYDGLQHYLSLQKEKPGMIDGFTQEQRFFLSWATIWRTKSREEALRNQIMTDPHSPGQYRATGPLSDFDPFYTAFNIQETDSMYVAPKERAKVW, from the coding sequence ATTAATGGTGAACTTACGCTAGGAGAAAATATTGCTGATATTGGTGGTGTTGCCGTTGCTTATGATGGTTTACAACATTACTTATCTCTACAAAAAGAAAAGCCAGGTATGATAGACGGGTTTACTCAAGAACAACGTTTCTTCTTATCATGGGCTACTATCTGGAGAACTAAATCAAGAGAAGAAGCTTTAAGAAATCAAATCATGACAGACCCTCATTCGCCTGGTCAATACAGAGCGACAGGTCCTTTATCAGATTTTGATCCTTTCTATACAGCATTTAATATACAAGAAACTGATTCTATGTATGTTGCTCCAAAAGAGAGAGCTAAAGTTTGGTAA
- a CDS encoding type 1 glutamine amidotransferase domain-containing protein → MGNSKKVLFVLTSHDQLGNTGEKTGFWIEEFASPYYFLKDKGVEITLASPKGGQPPFDPKSDAPESQTESTKRFKADKDAVAQMANTLKLSTVNEADYDAVFYPGGHGPLWDLATDKNSIALIEAFYNAGKPVSAVCHAPAIFKDTKAQDGTPLVKGKKVTGFSDSEEDAVQLTDIVPFLVEDMLKENGGIYSKGDDWSPYAVEDGLLITGQNPASSELVAEKLLKKLN, encoded by the coding sequence ATGGGAAATTCAAAAAAGGTTTTATTTGTTTTAACAAGTCATGATCAACTAGGAAACACTGGCGAAAAAACAGGTTTCTGGATAGAAGAATTTGCTTCTCCATATTATTTCTTAAAAGATAAAGGCGTTGAAATTACTTTAGCATCTCCTAAAGGTGGTCAACCTCCTTTCGATCCTAAAAGTGATGCACCAGAATCGCAAACAGAATCTACAAAACGTTTTAAAGCAGATAAAGATGCAGTTGCTCAAATGGCAAATACATTAAAATTATCTACAGTTAATGAAGCAGATTATGATGCTGTTTTCTATCCGGGTGGACACGGTCCTTTATGGGATTTAGCAACGGATAAAAATTCAATTGCATTAATAGAAGCGTTTTATAATGCAGGTAAGCCTGTGTCTGCAGTTTGTCATGCTCCTGCAATTTTTAAAGATACAAAAGCACAAGATGGAACTCCTTTGGTTAAAGGGAAAAAAGTTACTGGATTTTCAGACTCTGAAGAAGATGCAGTTCAGTTAACTGATATTGTTCCTTTCTTAGTAGAAGATATGCTAAAAGAAAATGGAGGAATTTACTCTAAAGGGGATGATTGGTCTCCTTATGCTGTAGAAGATGGCTTGTTAATTACAGGTCAGAACCCAGCATCTTCTGAGTTAGTAGCAGAAAAATTATTAAAGAAGTTGAACTAG